From Candidatus Manganitrophus morganii, the proteins below share one genomic window:
- a CDS encoding bifunctional riboflavin kinase/FAD synthetase translates to MRMFIGSANIKPIEAYPVVAIGNFDGLHLGHQAILAEAIQRAQEKEGTSVILTFEPHPVKVLHPERDLRLLSTFQVKMRQIEATGIDVAFSAEFNKNFAQLSPYDFAKTYLHNKIGAKEVVVGRNFQFGKDRAGKVEDLIRFGKELGFEVVVKDPVTVDGIPVSSTKIRELMKEGNVYLAARMMGRYYTMEGKVLQGDGMGKKLGFPTANFRLPNELVPKEGVYAVRVATLKAEGYVTLDGIVYIGSRPTFGEHENRMEVHIFDFNEDIYGKRLLVTFVDWIRGDQKFESTEALTQQMNKDSEQARAVLKEKGATPA, encoded by the coding sequence ATGAGAATGTTTATCGGCTCGGCCAACATTAAACCGATCGAGGCCTATCCGGTGGTTGCCATCGGCAACTTCGACGGACTTCATTTGGGACACCAGGCGATTTTGGCGGAGGCGATCCAGCGGGCCCAGGAAAAAGAGGGAACCTCGGTCATCCTGACTTTTGAGCCGCATCCCGTGAAGGTGTTGCATCCGGAGCGGGACCTTCGACTGTTGAGCACCTTTCAGGTGAAGATGCGGCAGATCGAGGCGACCGGGATCGATGTCGCCTTCAGCGCCGAATTCAACAAAAACTTCGCCCAGTTGAGCCCCTATGATTTCGCCAAGACCTATCTGCACAACAAAATCGGCGCGAAAGAGGTAGTGGTCGGCCGCAACTTTCAATTCGGGAAAGATCGCGCAGGAAAGGTGGAGGATCTGATCCGATTCGGTAAAGAGCTCGGATTCGAAGTGGTGGTGAAAGATCCGGTGACCGTCGACGGCATCCCCGTCAGCTCCACTAAAATCCGTGAGCTGATGAAAGAGGGAAACGTCTACCTGGCCGCGCGAATGATGGGGCGGTATTATACGATGGAAGGGAAAGTCCTCCAGGGGGATGGAATGGGAAAGAAACTCGGCTTCCCAACCGCCAACTTCCGGCTCCCCAATGAACTGGTGCCGAAGGAGGGGGTCTACGCCGTCCGGGTGGCCACCCTCAAGGCGGAAGGGTATGTCACCCTCGATGGCATTGTCTACATCGGATCGCGGCCGACCTTTGGAGAACATGAAAACCGGATGGAGGTCCATATCTTCGACTTCAATGAAGATATCTACGGCAAGCGTCTGCTCGTCACCTTCGTCGACTGGATTCGGGGTGACCAAAAATTCGAGTCGACCGAGGCGCTGACCCAGCAGATGAACAAGGACAGCGAACAGGCACGGGCGGTCCTGAAAGAGAAGGGGGCCACACCCGCGTAA
- the hemB gene encoding porphobilinogen synthase, producing the protein MGFPTHRPRRLRASEALRRMVRETELSAGHLIYPLFVTQEKKGKSEIASMPGQYRLSIPELLKETTEAARLGIPAVILFGIPKTKDDYGSAACDPRGVVPQAIRAIKEKTPDLLVITDVCIDEYTSHGHCGVVKEGKILNDETLEILSKMALAHAEAGADMIAPSDMMDGRVRILRKTLDENGQTEIPILSYAAKYASCFYAPFRDAAQSAPQFGDRKSYQMDAANRREAIREVALDIEEGADIVMVKPALPYLDIIREVKDTFNVPVAAYQVSGEFSMIKAAAQKGWIDETRAMIESLLSIRRAGADMILTYFAKEMAHISGEKR; encoded by the coding sequence ATGGGATTTCCAACGCACCGGCCGAGGCGGCTTCGGGCAAGTGAAGCATTGCGCCGAATGGTCCGCGAGACCGAGCTTTCGGCCGGCCACCTGATTTACCCTCTTTTTGTCACCCAGGAAAAGAAGGGGAAGAGCGAGATCGCGTCGATGCCGGGGCAGTATCGCCTGTCGATCCCCGAGCTTCTTAAGGAAACGACGGAGGCGGCCCGGCTGGGCATTCCGGCGGTGATTCTCTTCGGCATCCCGAAGACGAAAGACGACTACGGATCGGCCGCCTGCGACCCGCGCGGCGTGGTCCCGCAGGCGATCCGGGCGATCAAGGAGAAAACGCCCGATCTCCTCGTCATCACCGATGTCTGCATCGATGAATACACCTCCCACGGACATTGCGGCGTGGTCAAGGAGGGGAAAATCCTCAACGACGAGACGCTGGAGATCCTCTCCAAGATGGCGCTGGCACACGCGGAGGCCGGAGCCGACATGATCGCCCCGTCAGACATGATGGATGGACGGGTCCGGATTCTTCGGAAGACGTTGGATGAAAACGGGCAGACCGAGATCCCGATCCTTTCTTACGCCGCCAAATATGCCTCCTGCTTCTACGCCCCTTTTCGGGATGCGGCCCAGTCGGCCCCCCAGTTCGGAGATCGGAAGAGCTATCAGATGGATGCGGCCAATCGGCGCGAGGCGATCCGGGAGGTGGCGCTCGATATCGAAGAAGGGGCCGATATCGTGATGGTAAAGCCGGCCCTTCCTTACCTTGATATTATTCGGGAAGTGAAGGATACTTTCAATGTTCCGGTGGCGGCCTATCAAGTCAGCGGAGAGTTCTCGATGATCAAGGCGGCGGCCCAGAAGGGATGGATCGACGAGACGCGCGCCATGATTGAATCGCTCCTCTCGATCCGGCGGGCCGGCGCGGATATGATTTTAACTTATTTTGCAAAAGAAATGGCGCACATTTCGGGGGAAAAGAGATGA
- the cobA gene encoding uroporphyrinogen-III C-methyltransferase: protein MGQHPSNKKTGTVYLVGAGPGDPKLITLRGKELLAEADVIIYDYLANPKLLEFAKEGAEKVYVGKKGGSRSSLHQEHIDHLMIAAAKAGKSVVRLKGGDPFIFGRGGEEAEALVAAGIPFEVVPGVTSAISVPTYAGIPLTHRDKASTVAFVTGHEDPAKEGSLVDWAKLAGGPDTLVFLMGMGNLAGIVSELVRHGKDPKTPIALIRWGTHPFQKTLTGRLEDIVEKVAAEGMKPPVVMVIGEVVSLRNRLNWFESKPLFGKRIIVTRAKEQAPEFIDLLSSYGAEAVSFPTLEIAPPPSWVEADAAIERIEHYHWLIFTSVNGVQSFRKRLATLRKDLRLLKGISLCAIGPRTAEEVEAWGLQVDLVPSEFKAEGVLQALEGRGIAGKRFLIPRALEAREILPEEIQKKGGKVDVVPVYQSVRPTPDPAILETILRAKGVDLITFASSSTLRNFMEILGPQRQSWLTGSAVACIGPITAETAREFGLKVDIIPGEYTLSALAESIVDYFGKKE, encoded by the coding sequence GTGGGACAACATCCCTCCAACAAAAAGACCGGAACCGTCTACCTGGTCGGCGCAGGCCCGGGCGACCCAAAGCTGATCACCCTCCGCGGCAAAGAGCTGCTGGCCGAGGCGGATGTCATCATCTACGATTACCTCGCCAACCCGAAGCTGCTCGAATTCGCAAAAGAGGGGGCGGAGAAGGTCTACGTCGGGAAAAAAGGGGGCTCGCGAAGCTCCCTTCATCAAGAGCATATCGATCACCTGATGATTGCGGCAGCGAAGGCCGGAAAATCGGTCGTTCGGCTGAAAGGGGGAGACCCTTTTATCTTCGGTCGAGGTGGAGAAGAGGCGGAAGCGTTGGTTGCGGCGGGAATTCCGTTTGAAGTGGTCCCCGGCGTCACTTCCGCCATTAGCGTTCCGACCTATGCCGGCATTCCGCTGACCCACCGCGACAAAGCGTCCACCGTTGCTTTCGTCACCGGCCACGAGGATCCCGCCAAAGAGGGAAGTCTCGTCGACTGGGCCAAGCTCGCCGGCGGACCCGACACCCTCGTCTTCCTGATGGGAATGGGGAACCTCGCCGGAATCGTCTCGGAGCTGGTCCGGCATGGGAAAGACCCGAAGACGCCGATCGCCCTGATCCGGTGGGGGACCCACCCCTTTCAGAAGACCTTGACCGGCCGGCTCGAGGATATCGTCGAAAAAGTCGCCGCCGAGGGGATGAAGCCGCCGGTGGTGATGGTGATCGGCGAAGTGGTCTCGCTTCGAAACCGGCTCAATTGGTTCGAATCAAAACCGCTTTTTGGAAAACGGATCATCGTCACCCGCGCCAAAGAACAGGCGCCGGAGTTCATCGATCTTCTTTCTTCTTATGGGGCGGAGGCGGTCTCCTTTCCAACCCTTGAGATCGCGCCGCCGCCAAGCTGGGTCGAAGCGGATGCCGCCATCGAACGGATCGAACATTACCATTGGCTCATTTTCACCTCGGTCAATGGGGTGCAATCGTTCCGAAAACGGCTCGCGACCCTTCGAAAAGATCTCCGGCTATTAAAAGGAATTTCGCTCTGCGCCATCGGCCCGCGAACGGCGGAGGAGGTGGAGGCGTGGGGCCTGCAGGTTGATCTGGTTCCGTCCGAATTTAAAGCCGAAGGGGTGCTTCAAGCGCTGGAAGGACGGGGGATTGCCGGAAAGCGCTTTCTCATCCCCCGTGCCCTAGAGGCACGAGAGATCCTGCCGGAGGAGATTCAGAAAAAGGGGGGGAAGGTCGATGTCGTTCCGGTGTACCAGTCGGTCCGGCCTACGCCTGATCCCGCGATCCTGGAGACCATTCTTCGTGCTAAGGGTGTCGATCTGATCACCTTCGCCAGCTCGTCCACCCTTCGCAATTTCATGGAGATCCTCGGCCCGCAGCGGCAATCATGGCTGACCGGGAGCGCCGTCGCCTGCATCGGGCCGATCACGGCGGAGACGGCGCGGGAGTTCGGATTGAAGGTCGATATCATTCCGGGCGAGTATACCCTTTCCGCTCTGGCCGAATCGATTGTGGACTATTTCGGGAAAAAAGAGTAA
- the hemC gene encoding hydroxymethylbilane synthase, which produces MAKSVLKIGSRGSQLALWQANWVKSQLEQKGFQVEIVKIKTTGDKILDVPLAKVGGKGLFVKEIEEALLRNEIDLAVHSMKDVPSELPEPLHLAAIPKREDPRDALISHRGLRLADLPSGAKIGTSSLRRQAQLWAYRSDLDFAMLRGNLDTRLRKVAEGEFEAIILAAAGLHRMGWNDRITEYLSTEISLPAIGQGALGIECRREDREVNQQIAFLNDPETACTVTAERALLIRLEGGCQVPIAGYATLSGEEITLEGRVATLDGREVLRERQRAPISEAARLGAQVAESLLSKGADKILKAVYEGGRPPAPGTP; this is translated from the coding sequence ATGGCGAAGAGCGTTTTAAAAATCGGGAGCCGCGGGAGCCAGTTGGCGCTCTGGCAGGCGAATTGGGTGAAAAGCCAGCTCGAGCAGAAGGGATTTCAGGTCGAGATCGTAAAGATCAAAACCACCGGCGATAAAATCCTCGACGTCCCCCTCGCCAAAGTGGGGGGGAAGGGACTCTTCGTCAAAGAGATCGAGGAGGCGCTCCTGCGAAACGAAATCGATCTGGCCGTCCACAGCATGAAGGACGTTCCGAGCGAACTCCCCGAGCCGCTCCACCTGGCAGCCATCCCCAAACGGGAAGACCCGCGGGACGCCTTGATCAGTCATCGGGGGCTTCGCTTGGCCGACCTCCCCTCCGGGGCGAAGATCGGGACCAGTTCTCTTCGACGCCAGGCGCAGCTCTGGGCCTATCGCTCCGATCTCGACTTCGCCATGCTCCGCGGGAATCTCGACACCCGCCTGCGCAAAGTGGCCGAGGGGGAGTTCGAAGCGATCATCCTCGCCGCCGCCGGTCTTCACCGGATGGGATGGAACGATCGGATCACGGAGTATCTCTCAACCGAGATCAGCCTTCCGGCGATCGGACAGGGGGCGTTGGGAATCGAGTGCCGACGAGAGGACCGGGAGGTCAATCAACAGATCGCTTTTTTGAACGATCCGGAAACCGCCTGCACGGTCACCGCCGAGCGGGCCCTCTTGATCCGGTTGGAGGGGGGCTGTCAGGTCCCGATTGCAGGTTATGCCACCCTCTCTGGGGAAGAGATCACCCTCGAAGGACGGGTCGCCACGCTGGACGGACGGGAGGTTCTCCGGGAGCGGCAACGGGCGCCGATTTCCGAGGCGGCCCGGCTGGGGGCGCAGGTCGCCGAATCGCTCCTGTCCAAGGGTGCGGATAAAATCCTCAAAGCGGTTTATGAAGGGGGAAGACCGCCGGCGCCCGGAACACCCTGA
- the hemA gene encoding glutamyl-tRNA reductase produces the protein MNIVIVGLNHRTAPVEIRERFSISEKQIGEALYRLKSNPVIEEGLILSTCNRVEVCAMVKETTKGFEAIKNFLIHYQPGISPDVLTPCLYMYAAGDGLRHLFRVASSLDSMIIGEPQILGQIKDAFDQAILHKTTGVVLNKVFKKAISVAKRVRTETKIAENAVSISFAAVELARKIFGKLDRKSALLLGAGEMAELAARHFVGNGVQSVAIANRSYERSLELAKEFNGVPVKFEDFVAQMAESDIVLCSTGAPHYLIGVEEVSKVIAIRQNRPIFFIDISVPRNIDPAINKLDNVFLYDIDDLQLAVETNLRAREQEALKADQIIDEEIERFSRWFKSLDAVPMIVALRDRAEEIRKAEIEKIVGKLGPLTPAQREMLESLTSSIVNKLLHSPLTVLKEEAHSTNGNMILEATRRLFHLEEVLSKLDEEKKVPPEEPL, from the coding sequence ATGAATATCGTGATCGTCGGTCTCAACCATCGCACCGCGCCGGTTGAAATTCGGGAGCGCTTTTCGATCTCCGAAAAACAGATCGGAGAGGCTCTCTATCGACTGAAGTCGAATCCCGTCATCGAGGAAGGTTTGATCTTATCCACCTGTAATCGGGTGGAAGTCTGCGCCATGGTCAAGGAGACAACGAAGGGTTTCGAAGCGATCAAAAATTTCCTAATCCATTACCAGCCGGGCATTTCGCCCGACGTCCTCACCCCTTGCCTCTACATGTATGCCGCCGGGGACGGTCTTCGCCACCTCTTCCGCGTCGCCTCCAGCCTCGATTCGATGATCATCGGAGAGCCTCAAATCTTGGGCCAGATCAAAGATGCGTTCGATCAAGCGATCCTCCATAAGACTACCGGGGTCGTTCTGAACAAGGTTTTCAAAAAGGCGATCTCGGTGGCGAAACGGGTCCGGACCGAAACGAAGATCGCCGAGAATGCCGTCTCCATCAGCTTCGCGGCGGTCGAGCTGGCGAGAAAAATTTTCGGAAAGCTCGACCGAAAATCGGCCCTTCTGCTCGGGGCCGGCGAGATGGCCGAGCTGGCGGCGCGCCACTTCGTCGGCAACGGCGTCCAGTCGGTCGCCATCGCAAACCGGAGCTACGAGCGCTCGCTGGAGCTGGCGAAAGAGTTCAACGGCGTCCCGGTGAAGTTCGAAGATTTCGTGGCGCAAATGGCCGAATCGGATATTGTTCTCTGTTCCACCGGCGCCCCGCACTACTTAATCGGGGTTGAAGAGGTCTCGAAGGTGATCGCCATCCGCCAGAACCGGCCGATCTTCTTCATCGATATCTCCGTGCCGAGGAACATCGACCCGGCGATCAACAAACTCGACAACGTCTTTCTCTACGATATCGACGATCTGCAGCTGGCGGTGGAGACCAATCTTCGCGCCCGGGAGCAGGAAGCGCTCAAGGCGGATCAGATCATCGACGAGGAGATCGAGCGCTTCTCCCGCTGGTTCAAGTCGCTCGATGCCGTTCCGATGATCGTCGCCTTAAGAGATCGGGCCGAAGAGATCCGCAAAGCGGAGATCGAAAAAATCGTCGGAAAGCTCGGACCGTTGACCCCGGCCCAACGAGAGATGCTGGAGAGCCTCACCAGCTCGATCGTCAACAAGCTCCTCCACAGCCCTCTGACCGTGTTGAAGGAAGAGGCCCACTCGACCAATGGCAACATGATTCTGGAGGCGACCCGAAGGCTCTTCCATCTCGAGGAGGTCCTCTCCAAGCTCGATGAGGAGAAGAAGGTCCCCCCCGAGGAACCGTTGTAA
- a CDS encoding cytochrome c biogenesis protein produces MLNVLFFKVTLLFYFLGTTFFLLNLWGRKGERLPKKPIFGNSETDSSTGSFADSSWSQKLAVVVTGAGFIFHTLALVAQIREAGYIPFTNLHEAISFFSWAIVLAFFLVEFRYGIDILGSFILPLAFLSLVSAAALPDEIRTLDPTLKTIWFGIHTTLSLLGIVAFAIAFIAGIMYLLQESFLKSKQFSPLYYKLPSLDLLDEWNKKAILLGFPLLTLGIISGALWAQYSIGSFWIQNNPKQALSLGTWLFYLMVLHGRITIGWRAKKAAHLAIIGFVGVVFIFVTLA; encoded by the coding sequence ATGCTAAATGTTTTATTTTTTAAAGTCACCCTCCTTTTTTATTTCCTCGGCACCACCTTTTTCTTGCTTAACCTCTGGGGTCGGAAGGGAGAACGCCTCCCCAAAAAACCGATTTTCGGAAACTCGGAAACCGATTCGTCGACCGGATCGTTTGCCGATTCCTCTTGGAGTCAAAAGCTAGCCGTCGTGGTGACCGGCGCCGGATTTATCTTCCACACCCTTGCCCTGGTCGCCCAAATCAGAGAAGCCGGGTATATCCCCTTTACCAACCTCCATGAAGCCATCTCTTTTTTTTCCTGGGCGATCGTGCTCGCTTTTTTCCTGGTGGAGTTCCGTTACGGAATTGACATCCTCGGATCTTTTATTCTCCCGCTCGCCTTTCTCTCCCTGGTCTCGGCGGCGGCCCTTCCGGATGAAATCCGCACCCTCGACCCGACGCTGAAGACCATCTGGTTCGGCATCCATACAACCCTCTCCCTGCTCGGCATCGTCGCCTTCGCGATTGCATTCATTGCCGGAATTATGTATCTTCTCCAGGAAAGTTTCCTAAAATCGAAACAATTCAGTCCGCTTTATTATAAGCTCCCCTCCCTCGATCTGCTCGACGAGTGGAACAAGAAAGCCATCCTGCTCGGATTTCCGCTTCTGACCCTCGGCATTATTTCGGGAGCGCTCTGGGCGCAGTATTCGATCGGTTCGTTTTGGATCCAGAACAATCCAAAACAGGCGCTTTCTTTGGGAACCTGGCTTTTTTACTTGATGGTCCTCCATGGCCGGATTACGATTGGATGGAGGGCGAAGAAAGCGGCCCACCTCGCCATCATCGGCTTTGTGGGGGTCGTTTTTATTTTCGTCACCCTGGCTTAA
- a CDS encoding bifunctional nuclease family protein, with protein sequence MLVQMKVRGLMFDPYNNAYIIILRDEENTEVLPIWVGKPEANAISLALEGVFTPRPMTHDLIKNVLDSLDAKVISIVVTDLKDNTYFSKIHLMYGDSEFTIDSRPSDAIALALRVDAPIFATEGVIKKQSSEELDRWLENLRPEDFGKYDT encoded by the coding sequence ATGTTGGTCCAGATGAAGGTGCGGGGTCTCATGTTTGACCCCTATAATAATGCCTATATTATTATTCTTCGAGACGAAGAGAATACCGAAGTCTTGCCGATTTGGGTCGGAAAGCCGGAGGCCAACGCCATCAGCCTGGCGCTGGAAGGGGTGTTTACCCCCCGACCGATGACCCACGACCTCATCAAAAACGTCTTGGATTCCCTCGATGCGAAGGTCATTAGTATCGTTGTAACCGATCTAAAAGACAACACCTATTTTTCGAAAATTCATCTCATGTACGGCGATTCTGAATTCACCATCGACTCCCGGCCCAGCGATGCTATTGCCCTGGCGCTTCGCGTCGACGCCCCGATCTTTGCGACCGAAGGGGTCATCAAAAAGCAGAGCTCCGAGGAATTGGACCGCTGGCTGGAGAATCTCCGGCCTGAAGATTTCGGGAAGTACGACACCTAA
- a CDS encoding Mov34/MPN/PAD-1 family protein has translation MQVYLNENVFIGLILSAVEVYKKECFGLLLGYRNPDKFIVEHAIPYQSVKRGHSWTELRPEKWRIITEVLKNFPKLDVIGDFHSHTMYRDIRAHVTLSSEDIQYMADDDLQIVIAINENKRSRSRLFQFDHTVSGSLDKYQFKIAAYYFENGRKNGNNRPRLAEISGPLSTRIERL, from the coding sequence GTGCAGGTCTATCTCAACGAAAATGTCTTCATCGGTTTAATCCTCTCTGCCGTGGAAGTGTACAAGAAAGAATGCTTCGGTCTCCTCTTGGGTTATCGTAACCCCGATAAGTTCATTGTCGAGCATGCGATCCCCTATCAAAGTGTCAAGCGGGGCCATAGCTGGACGGAGCTGCGGCCTGAAAAGTGGCGGATCATTACGGAGGTCCTGAAGAATTTTCCGAAATTGGATGTCATCGGGGACTTTCATTCTCATACAATGTACCGCGATATCCGGGCGCATGTTACCCTTAGCTCGGAGGATATTCAATATATGGCCGATGATGATCTTCAGATCGTCATCGCAATCAACGAGAACAAGCGGTCGCGGTCAAGACTTTTCCAGTTCGATCATACGGTCTCGGGCTCGCTCGATAAATATCAGTTTAAGATTGCAGCTTATTATTTCGAAAACGGCCGCAAGAATGGGAACAACCGTCCCAGACTCGCGGAAATATCGGGCCCTCTCTCTACAAGAATAGAGCGGTTATAA
- a CDS encoding bifunctional nuclease family protein, producing the protein MNIPLKVHAVVSDPNTEAQIVILKDEQNVELLPIWVGTTEGNAIRFALEGIVPQRPLTHDLLRDLLTHLGIQMEKIVIHDLNNNTYFATLYLVHRRTLEQEGIGAGEFTIDARPSDAIALALRTGVPIYVTEEVLRKKSSENLDEWLERLKPKDFGSYNA; encoded by the coding sequence ATGAATATCCCACTAAAAGTGCACGCGGTGGTCTCCGATCCGAATACGGAAGCACAGATCGTCATCTTAAAGGATGAACAGAATGTGGAGCTTCTTCCGATTTGGGTTGGGACGACCGAAGGAAACGCGATCCGATTTGCCCTGGAAGGGATCGTCCCGCAGCGTCCTCTCACACATGATCTTCTGCGAGACCTGTTGACCCATCTGGGCATTCAGATGGAAAAGATCGTCATTCATGATCTCAACAACAATACCTATTTCGCGACCCTTTATCTGGTGCATCGGCGGACATTGGAGCAAGAAGGAATAGGGGCCGGAGAGTTTACGATCGATGCCCGACCGAGCGACGCCATTGCGTTGGCGCTTCGCACCGGGGTTCCGATCTATGTCACCGAAGAGGTGCTACGAAAGAAGTCTTCGGAGAACCTGGACGAGTGGCTTGAGCGGCTTAAACCGAAAGATTTCGGCTCCTACAATGCGTGA